The DNA segment GTTCTCGATATCGACATTCTCACCACCGAGGCCGTCATCGCCACTGGCCACCGACTCCGGGTCGACGTATTCGCCACCGACACACCACGGTTCATCCCGATCTTGCCGGACCTACTGCGCACTCGACTACGCAAACAGGACATCAGCATCGACCCGGAAAGCCCGAGCTACCTGGTGGTGCCCATACTCGGTGAGCCGGGCTGGTAGGAACGACATCATGAGAATCGAACAAGGCATCGCGCCGGCGAACTCCGTCGAGATCGCGTACGAGGACATGGGTTCGGTCGATGACCCTGCGGTCCTGCTGATCATGGGCCTGTCCGCGCAATTGACGTTGTGGCCCATGGATTTCTGTACCCGCCTCGTCGATGCGGGATACCGAGTGATCCGCATCGACAACCGCGACATCGGACTGTCCACGAAGATGACCGGGCAAAAGGTGCGGGGATCCCAGATCCTCCGAATGATCCGACACGAGCTCGGGATGTCTTCCGACGTGCCCTACACGATCGTCGACATGGCCGCCGACGCCGTAGGAGTACTCGATCACCTCGGCATCGATACCGTGCACGTCGTCGGTGCATCGATGGGAGGCATGATCACTCAGGTCTTCGCCGGTAGTTACCCCGAACGAACCGAATCGGTGGGCATTCTCTTCTCGAGCACCAACGAGCCGTTCCTGCCTCCGCCGGACCCACGCGCCCTGCTGCCCCTGCTCGGTGGCGTCGGGAAGGACGCCACGAAAGAGGAAATCATCGCGCATTCGGCAAAGACGTTGTCCACCATCGGCTCTCCCGGCTTCCGCACTCCGCTCGAGGAACAACTGGAGATCGCGCAGGTGATGTACGAGCGGAACTACAACCCCTCGGGCGTCGTGCGGCAGATGGCTGCGATCACCGGCACCGGCAGCCTGCGGCCGTACGCGAAGAAGATCACCGCGCCGACGACCGTCATTCACGGGACCGCCGACAGACTGGTCCGACCGTCGTGCGGCAAGGCCATCGCCCGCGCCGTTCCCGGTGCCGAGCTGACGCTGATAGACGGCATGGCCCACGACCTACCCGCCGCGTTGCTCGACCGCATCAGCGGCATCGTCCTGGCCAACTTCGCTCGCGCGAACGCGGCCTAGATCCTCGGCAAGACCCTACGACGAAGGCCGGCCTCCCTGGGGAGACCGGCCTTCGTTCGCAGATACGAAATTACGCGTTCGCGTCGTCCTCGAGGAGGTTGCGCGTGCGGTTCGGATCGACCTGGACGCCGGGTCCGGTGGTGGTCGAGACGGTGACCTTCTTGACGTAACGACCCTTGGCCGACGACGGCTTCGCACGCAGGATCTCGTCCAGCGCTGCGCCGTAGTTCTCCACCAGCTTGGTCTCGTCGAACGAG comes from the Rhodococcus sp. SBT000017 genome and includes:
- a CDS encoding alpha/beta fold hydrolase, coding for MRIEQGIAPANSVEIAYEDMGSVDDPAVLLIMGLSAQLTLWPMDFCTRLVDAGYRVIRIDNRDIGLSTKMTGQKVRGSQILRMIRHELGMSSDVPYTIVDMAADAVGVLDHLGIDTVHVVGASMGGMITQVFAGSYPERTESVGILFSSTNEPFLPPPDPRALLPLLGGVGKDATKEEIIAHSAKTLSTIGSPGFRTPLEEQLEIAQVMYERNYNPSGVVRQMAAITGTGSLRPYAKKITAPTTVIHGTADRLVRPSCGKAIARAVPGAELTLIDGMAHDLPAALLDRISGIVLANFARANAA